One region of Betaproteobacteria bacterium genomic DNA includes:
- a CDS encoding OmpA family protein, with protein sequence MDPILPIVIFGALIAIFGNDESTPPAPQERVVLLPERDGSATAVTVRTQRGEAILDRPYAATDVFTGGALARVDESAASVQSRFGAALAAQPPPPVSFTIYFVFDTDELTAASRAQFDRIKAELATRPAPEIVVIGHTDRVGSVPYNDELSLKRAQTVRGALLQAGIEPGGIEVAGRGEREPAVATADEVHDERNRRVEITVR encoded by the coding sequence ATGGACCCGATATTGCCGATCGTGATCTTCGGTGCGCTGATCGCGATTTTCGGCAACGACGAGTCGACGCCTCCAGCGCCGCAGGAACGCGTCGTGCTCTTGCCCGAGCGCGACGGGAGCGCAACCGCAGTCACCGTGCGTACCCAGCGCGGCGAGGCGATCCTCGATCGCCCCTATGCCGCTACCGACGTGTTCACCGGCGGTGCACTGGCACGCGTGGACGAATCGGCTGCGTCGGTGCAAAGCCGCTTCGGCGCGGCGCTGGCGGCGCAGCCTCCGCCACCGGTCTCGTTCACGATCTATTTCGTTTTCGATACCGACGAGCTGACGGCGGCCTCGCGCGCGCAGTTCGACCGCATCAAGGCCGAGTTGGCGACGCGACCGGCGCCGGAGATCGTCGTCATCGGGCATACCGACCGTGTGGGGAGCGTGCCATACAACGACGAGTTGTCGCTCAAGCGCGCCCAAACCGTGCGCGGCGCGCTGCTTCAGGCCGGCATCGAGCCGGGCGGCATCGAGGTGGCGGGACGCGGTGAGCGCGAGCCCGCCGTGGCGACCGCGGACGAAGTCCACGACGAGCGCAACCGGCGGGTCGAGATCACCGTGCGCTGA
- a CDS encoding HlyD family efflux transporter periplasmic adaptor subunit, whose product MAAPDSLPVDSAASPAAGVRMFEHLAALQARVLAADGFAPAACAFVTELAERLGCDRVSLGVRHRDAVELVAVSHGQPGANVANDRELASAMEETLANGVTVCVPDCDGPSRIAAAHSGLVRRFGGSACSIVLMHRGKAVGVICLERRGRNRFERAEIEQLEHLLCLVGPVLHLRWLDEQPLGARIAAAVRVWLALGKQGDGYIKRLGFAAALLLLALAALMPAPSYIGGRARVEGSVQRALVASLEGYLQAVHVRPGDRVTSGQLLVELADRDLRLEQRKLVGQLDQHENAYAHAIARGDRAQAVVHMARAAEAKAQLELVGSRLERVQIVAPFDGMVVAGDLSQSVGAPVELGAPLVTVASEERFRVIVRVDERDIAAIAPAREGSLALSALPWESLSIRVVRVSPIAVVADGENVFEVEAELLGTSGELRPGLQGVAKIEAGKRPLLASWSRRALDWARLTLWSWTGWP is encoded by the coding sequence ATGGCTGCACCCGATTCTCTTCCCGTCGACTCGGCCGCATCCCCTGCCGCAGGCGTTCGCATGTTCGAACACCTGGCGGCACTGCAGGCCCGAGTGCTCGCCGCGGACGGCTTTGCGCCGGCCGCTTGCGCGTTCGTCACCGAGCTGGCCGAGCGCCTGGGTTGCGACCGCGTAAGCCTCGGCGTGCGCCACCGCGACGCCGTCGAGCTGGTCGCCGTCTCCCATGGCCAGCCGGGCGCCAACGTGGCGAACGATCGCGAGCTTGCGAGCGCGATGGAAGAAACGCTTGCCAACGGTGTGACGGTTTGCGTGCCGGACTGCGACGGACCTTCGCGCATAGCGGCCGCGCACAGCGGCCTGGTCCGCCGCTTCGGCGGCAGCGCCTGCAGCATCGTGCTCATGCATCGCGGGAAAGCCGTCGGCGTGATCTGCCTCGAGCGGCGCGGGCGGAACCGGTTCGAGCGCGCCGAAATCGAGCAACTGGAACACCTCCTCTGTCTGGTCGGACCGGTATTGCATCTGCGCTGGCTCGACGAGCAACCGCTTGGCGCGCGCATCGCCGCGGCAGTGCGCGTCTGGCTGGCGCTCGGCAAGCAGGGCGACGGATACATCAAGCGTCTTGGCTTCGCCGCCGCGCTATTGCTGCTCGCGCTGGCGGCGCTGATGCCGGCACCCTCGTACATCGGCGGGCGCGCCCGGGTCGAAGGCTCGGTGCAACGGGCACTGGTGGCCTCGCTCGAGGGCTACCTGCAAGCGGTGCATGTTCGTCCCGGCGACCGGGTGACGAGCGGCCAATTGCTGGTGGAGCTGGCCGATCGGGATCTGCGGCTCGAACAGCGCAAGCTCGTTGGCCAGCTCGATCAGCACGAGAATGCCTATGCGCACGCCATAGCGCGCGGCGATCGAGCGCAGGCCGTGGTGCACATGGCGCGCGCCGCGGAGGCCAAGGCGCAGCTCGAGCTCGTCGGCAGCCGCCTGGAGCGTGTCCAGATCGTCGCGCCGTTCGACGGCATGGTGGTCGCCGGCGATCTCAGCCAGTCGGTGGGCGCCCCGGTCGAGCTCGGCGCACCGCTGGTCACGGTCGCTTCGGAGGAGCGCTTCCGCGTGATCGTGCGGGTCGACGAGCGCGACATCGCCGCGATCGCCCCGGCTCGGGAAGGCAGCCTCGCGCTGTCCGCCCTGCCATGGGAGTCGCTTTCCATTCGGGTTGTGCGGGTGAGTCCGATCGCCGTCGTCGCCGACGGCGAAAACGTGTTCGAGGTCGAGGCCGAGCTCCTGGGTACGAGCGGCGAGTTGCGTCCCGGCCTGCAGGGCGTGGCCAAGATCGAAGCGGGTAAGCGCCCGCTGCTGGCGAGCTGGTCGCGCCGCGCCCTCGACTGGGCGCGTCTCACCCTTTGGTCGTGGACCGGATGGCCGTGA